The Zingiber officinale cultivar Zhangliang chromosome 2A, Zo_v1.1, whole genome shotgun sequence genomic sequence AAAGTGACCAGTTGGTTTGATTGACACAATAGTCGTCCCATATTCTCAGCTACTAGCTCTTTTCTAGTTCAGGGTTTAAAGTTTAAACCATCACCAAAACTCATCACAGCTTACTATTGCTATTGTGTATGTAAGTGGAGTATGAAGAATGGTTCATCAAAGATAAATGCAAGCTTAAAGTAAAATCAAAACCTTATTGATCAACTGAAGTTACTAAATTTGATCTCCCGTTAATTTGGCTCAAAACTTGAATCCTCAATTGGGCTAAAGCTCCACCTCATCATCTTCAACAGAGATTGAACTTGGCACAATCAAGACCCTCACCTCAATTTTGTGGCCATGACTGCCCATCCATCCCCAACATACCTCGATGCACTGACGAATGAGCTTGAATTCCCAATGAGTGTATTGCAAAATCATGGAAGAGCCACTAAGCAATGTAGCAAAAGCGTAGGGGAACAAACACATGATCAGTCCAAACCATGTGCTTTGTAGGCTTGGGAGCTGAGGAACTCATTCCAGCAGTAACTGCAGGAGAAGATTCTGTGAATTAGGCACGCAGGAGATCTATGATTCGCTGGTGTTGCTGCTTCTTTTGCTTTGTACTCACTGCAGCTGAGTTCATGTTTGATTGCTTACTCCAATGAATTCTAAGAAACAATgctgtttttctttttctgttttgatTTAGACCAAGCACATCTGCAGGAGAAATATTACTATTCAGAATTAGATTATCCAACAAATGGAACTTCTCTCAGGAAGAATTCATACAAGAAACTTCAGAAAGAAATCTATATTTATAAGCAGACCCAAGTCCTTTGTGCAGTTATTCATTTACTGAACATTATCACTAGAATTTGGAGGAAAAGCACATACCAAACATGAGATGTTTTCATAGCCTTCtggttcttgttcttcttcttcagctGCTTCTGGGATGAGGGAAATGGTAAAATTCTGTTGTATAGATTCTGGATCCAATCTAAATATGGTAAACGGTTATTATCTTGGATTCtctcttgcatgattgcattaaATAGTTGTTTGACTTTCTCCATATCCATGCAGTTTGTCAATCTGCAAATGCTAACTGTTTTTCACATTGCAGCGGGCAGAGGAATCATATTCCAAATCTACAGatggataattatttaaaaaaaaaaattgcagaaACAAGATAGTTTCTCATGTGCTATTGTCAGGGTTTTTTATTTATCTACGAAGAAAAATATAAGGTTCTCTTTTCAAGAATAAATTGTGCCATTGATGCTTATTGCAGTGGCCAGCCAGTGGCAGGATAGAAGTTGATTCTTACTTAGCTTTATATAGTTGCTTTGATGCATTGAGATGAAGATATACTCAcattgctcccccttgacaatatAATTTTGAGGATCAAGTAATTAATTTCTTTTTTCTAATTTAGACTTCACATTAAAAAGGTAATACTTCTCATCTGGGACTCTTCTATGACTCCTTCATGCAATTTGAAAGAAAGATAAATCACGATAAGCTTCGTCCAACACTAAGAATCAAGCTCATGACTTATTCCTAGGGGTTGGATTTtacttgattgattctgaagaTAGATAATCTTTCCTCTAATTCATTTATCGGATAAATTTAAAGTACAATTTATACTAGTTCAGATCTCCTGTCCCGAAAAGTTCTGTCCTCGTGTCTCATTCCCTAAAtgataaaaaattaaacaataaaacacGTGCAAAATGTGTGATGCTAGATGAAAACAAAACCCGTGCTTTGCCCTCCCAAAAGTCCGTGCCTTAAAATCTTTCCTCCCAAAACTGACAACTCCCTCCATCAACGATCGCTAGTAGCTTCAGCTTTGTCCCCTCCCTTTGTTGACGACAGCAGCTCTAGCTCCGCCCCCTCCCTTCATCGACGACAACAACTCCAGCTTCGTCCGCTCCCTTCATCGAAGATTGCTAGCAACTCCAGCTCCGCCATCTCCATCGTAATCCTCCACCATCGGAGCTACAGTGATGACAACATCACTGTAGCTCCGACGACCACCATCACGTCTCTGAGGTCAACCGTTGTTGCAACCAACAGGTATGAGATTGTTTTGGGGCAACATTTTAGGGTTTTTATTTAGGATAAGTTAGAATTTAGAAGGATCAATAGAATGGGCGAGCTATGCCTCAAATTTAGGAATTTAACTATTCTAGAAGTAAGTTCTATTGAATATGTGCTCCTTTCCAAATAGGAGAACActcaaatttctaaaaaaaaaaacgtGAAAACCTAGCATATTATGAATATACAATATCATGTATTGGGATTGTTAATTTTCTTATGTAACTGTTTTCTTGACAAATTTTTATTGTGTTACTTTGCCTAATATCAGATCTCAGACAAAAAAAGGGCTACTTGAACTCTTCAATGACCTAAAGTATGTTTTCTTTGACTAAGACATCTATAGTTAATGAGAGGAATTGGAGTCTATGATATGTTCTCGCTTTAGTTGTTGCTCCAATTCCATTTTCTTGCTGGTGCATAAGTTCTTTTTGCATCTAATATTATGAATATAtat encodes the following:
- the LOC122043724 gene encoding uncharacterized protein LOC122043724 — its product is MKTKPVLCPPKSPCLKIFPPKTDNSLHQRSLVASALSPPFVDDSSSSSAPSLHRRQQLQLRPLPSSKIASNSSSAISIVILHHRSYSDDNITVAPTTTITSLRSTVVATNRTSIMWMLLQWNTHQPKDTTKSD